In one window of Oncorhynchus gorbuscha isolate QuinsamMale2020 ecotype Even-year linkage group LG23, OgorEven_v1.0, whole genome shotgun sequence DNA:
- the LOC124011010 gene encoding BTB/POZ domain-containing protein KCTD12-like isoform X2 → MALPDNTPSIPLGEAVIFPEIVELNVGGQVYITRYSTLVSVPDSLLWEMFSRKSTKGLARDTKGRFFVDRDGFLFRYILDYMRDQQLVLPDHFPERGRLQREAEFFNLPELIKILAPKLSKQNSLGDEGCQSDPEDSSPGIDTGRNLASLGTAACASLVPSGDGKRSGFITIGYRGSYTLGRDSQTDAKFRRVARIMVCGKTSLAKEVFGETLNESRDPDRPPERYTSRYYLKFTFLEQAFDKLADAGFHMVACNSTGTCAFAHEQTDDKIWTSYTEYVFYRLLGDPGQSGWACVRVHVCVSYDVQVFKKN, encoded by the coding sequence ATGGCTCTGCCCGATAACACCCCCAGCATTCCTTTAGGGGAAGCAGTCATCTTCCCTGAGATAGTAGAGCTGAACGTGGGCGGCCAGGTGTACATCACCCGCTACTCAACCCTCGTCAGCGTACCAGACTCCCTCCTGTGGGAGATGTTTAGCAGGAAATCCACCAAAGGTCTGGCGAGGGACACCAAGGGCCGTTTCTTCGTGGACCGGGATGGTTTCCTGTTCCGGTATATTCTGGACTACATGAGAGATCAGCAGCTGGTGCTCCCTGACCACTTCCCAGAGCGGGGACGCCTGCAGCGGGAGGCTGAGTTCTTCAACCTACCTGAGCTCATAAAGATCCTGGCGCCCAAACTCAGCAAGCAGAACTCGCTGGGTGACGAGGGGTGTCAGAGCGACCCGGAGGACTCTTCGCCGGGCATCGACACCGGGCGCAACCTGGCCTCGCTGGGCACTGCCGCCTGCGCCAGTCTGGTCCCCAGTGGAGACGGTAAACGCTCGGGATTCATCACCATCGGTTATCGCGGCTCCTATACATTGGGGCGCGACAGCCAGACCGACGCCAAGTTCAGACGTGTTGCTCGCATTATGGTCTGTGGCAAGACGTCGCTGGCTAAAGAGGTGTTTGGGGAGACGCTGAACGAGAGCCGTGACCCGGACCGACCCCCAGAGCGCTACACGTCACGCTACTACCTCAAATTCACCTTCCTGGAGCAGGCCTTTGACAAGCTGGCAGACGCCGGGTTTCACATGGTGGCCTGTAACTCCACGGGGACCTGCGCCTTCGCTCACGAGCAGACGGACGACAAGATCTGGACCAGCTACACTGAATACGTGTTTTACC